A region from the Rhodamnia argentea isolate NSW1041297 chromosome 7, ASM2092103v1, whole genome shotgun sequence genome encodes:
- the LOC115727882 gene encoding MDIS1-interacting receptor like kinase 2-like — protein MASSFLLSTQSPFAVFLFFSLFMVGTTSIHGAGASASSIPVFAINATENKDEAEALLNWKSTLDNRSQALLSSWQGNNPCRFTGVACDYHGAIAHVNLSSLGLGGTLDGLDFLRLTGVVSFDLSNNSIHGSIPSSIGNLSKLNYLDLCPNKLSGNIPASIGMLGSLHSLFLCENQLSGPIPSTIGRLTSLIELELSTTKLTGSIPRSIGNLTSLSLLYLYQNELSGHIPLEIGRLTSLIELDLSENKFTGSIPHSIRNLTSLSLLHLFENGLSGPIPSEIGRLASLIELDLSKNRLISSIPRYIGNLTSLSLLQLFENGLSGPIPSEIGRLMSLSILHLEQNGLSGSIPSEIGSLANLTILNLADNKFFGSLPFEFNKLTRLTSLQLYNNKLEGELPKDVCLGRSLQNFSATNNHFTGPIPTSLENCSTLIRLRLERNQLTGNITEAFGIYPHLDFIDLSSNHLNGELSWKWEHCRNLTSLRISNNDISGEIPAIFGRMAQLQLLDLSSNYLSGEIPRELGSLSMLLELDLSNNSIMGNVPTEIGLLSHLTQLNLALNNLSGSIPVQLSSCKNLWSLNLSINKFQRSIPPEIGNTQVLEVLDLSYNILSENIPGELAKLRNLQVLNISHNSLSSSIPQSFGDMSALTSIDVSYNDLEGPLPNVKAFNEAPFEAIQHNKGLCGNVVGLPKCNSTRSKKHNRHVGAKITIILILSFLGFLLLSCTFIVLIIVYNRRRRIIKREDNEGATDVDFERILGYDGKVFYDRIVEATEGFDSKYYVGEGAYGIVYKAEISEGQTFAVKQTWSSREDTEIADLVPFEREIQALSNISHRNIVKFYGFCSHAQRCFLVYEYLERGSLRTTLNDDQRSIEFGWDKRINVVRGVADALSYMHHECCPPLIHRDLTSNNILLDRDYEAIVSDFGTARLLRPDSSNSTAIASTIGYIAPELAYSSVPTEKCDVYSFGVIALEIIMGKHPGDHVSQECSSSVQTNLMMLKDVLDQRLSPSRLGLRDAQDVVLIAKLAFECLQANPRLRPTMGQVSRELRFQVPVDITLSAVSLEQLRNPNLKKFGAFQVMVRFEVFMCYCV, from the exons ATGGCTTCTTCCTTTCTGCTGTCCACCCAGTCTCCTTTTGcagtcttcctcttcttctcgctCTTCATGGTTGGCACCACTTCAATTCATGGTGCAGGCGCTTCTGCTTCCTCCATTCCTGTTTTCGCTATCAATGCGACTGAGAATAAGGATGAAGCGGAGGCTCTCCTGAATTGGAAATCCACTCTCGACAACCGTAGCCAAGCTCTCCTCTCTTCATGGCAAGGCAACAACCCTTGCCGCTTTACCGGTGTCGCTTGTGACTACCATGGAGCCATTGCCCATGTAAATCTTTCCAGTCTCGGTTTGGGAGGAACTCTAGACGGCCTCGACTTCTTGCGCTTAACTGGTGTGGTCAGCTTTGACCTTTCCAACAACTCAATCCATGGCTCCATTCCCTCCAGTATCGGTAACCTTTCCAAACTCAACTATCTTGATCTTTGTCCAAATAAACTGTCCGGGAACATTCCTGCAAGTATAGGCATGCTGGGGAGTCTTCATTCTTTGTTCCTATGTGAAAATCAGCTTTCTGGACCCATACCTTCAACTATCGGGAGGCTCACTTCTCTTATCGAACTTGAGCTATCAACAACAAAGCTCACCGGCTCAATTCCTCGTTCCATcggaaacttgacaagtttatctCTTCTTTACCTCTATCAAAATGAACTTTCGGGACACATACCTTTAGAAATCGGGAGGCTCACTTCTCTTATCGAACTTGATCTATCAGAAAACAAATTCACGGGCTCAATTCCTCATTCCATTagaaacttgacaagtttatctCTTCTCCACCTCTTTGAAAATGGACTTTCGGGACCGATACCTTCGGAAATCGGGAGGCTCGCTTCTCTTATCGAGCTTGATCTATCGAAAAACAGACTCATCAGCTCAATTCCTCGTTACATcggaaacttgacaagtttatctCTTCTTCAACTCTTTGAAAATGGACTTTCGGGACCGATACCTTCGGAAATCGGGAGGCTCATGAGTTTATCTATTCTTCACCTCGAACAAAATGGACTTTCAGGATCGATACCTTCAGAAATTGGAAGCTTGGCCAATCTAACTATATTGAACCTTGCCGACAACAAATTCTTTGGTTCCTTGCCTTTCGAATTCAATAAGTTAACGCGGTTGACTAGTTTGCAGCTATATAACAATAAACTAGAGGGGGAACTGCCAAAAGATGTATGTCTTGGGAGatcattgcaaaatttcagCGCTACCAATAATCATTTCACGGGCCCCATCCCCACAAGCCTAGAGAACTGTAGCACATTAATCAGATTGAGGCTCGAGAGAAACCAACTTACTGGAAACATAACAGAAGCTTTCGGAATATATCCACATTTAGATTTTATTGACTTGAGCAGCAATCATTTGAACGGCGAACTTtcatggaaatgggagcattgTCGTAATCTAACGAGCTTGAGGATATCAAATAACGACATTTCTGGTGAGATACCTGCGATATTTGGACGGATGGCTCAATTACAGCTACTGGACCTTTCTTCAAATTATTTAAGCGGAGAGATTCCAAGGGAATTGGGAAGCCTGTCGATGCTATTAGAACTCGATTTAAGCAACAACTCGATCATGGGAAATGTCCCCACTGAGATTGGACTTTTATCCCATCTGACACAACTGAACTTGGCATTAAACAATTTGAGCGGATCGATACCAGTGCAGTTAAGCTCTTGCAAAAACTTGTGGAGCTTGAACTTGAGCATAAACAAATTTCAGAGAAGCATTCCTCCTGAGATAGGCAACACACAAGTCCTCGAGGTTCTTGATCTCAGTTATAATATTTTGTCAGAAAATATACCAGGAGAGCTTGCAAAACTGAGAAACTTGCAAGTTTTAAATATCTCCCACAATAGCCTGTCTAGTTCCATCCCACAGTCTTTTGGTGATATGTCGGCCCTGACTTCTATCGATGTATCCTACAATGACCTGGAAGGTCCTCTCCCAAATGTCAAAGCTTTCAATGAGGCTCCATTCGAGGCAATTCAACATAACAAAGGGCTCTGTGGAAACGTTGTTGGTTTGCCGAAATGCAATTCCACTAGGAGCAAGAAGCACAATCGACATGTTGGAGCAAAAATCACAATTATCCTTATTCTCTCATTCTTGGggtttctccttctctcttgcaCCTTTATCGTTCTAATAATCGTCTATAATCGTCGAAGAAGGATTATCAAGAGAGAGGACAATGAAGGGGCAACGGATGTGGACTTCGAGCGTATTTTGGGTTATGATGGCAAAGTTTTCTATGATCGAATCGTTGAGGCCACGGAAGGATTTGACTCCAAGTACTATGTGGGTGAAGGGGCATATGGAATAGTTTATAAAGCGGAGATTTCAGAAGGTCAAACGTTTGCTGTCAAGCAAACCTGGTCATCCCGTGAAGATACTGAGATCGCTGATTTGGTGCCATTTGAAAGGGAAATTCAAGCCTTGTCAAATATAAGCCATCGCAACATCGTGAAATTTTATGGCTTCTGCTCTCATGCCCAACGTTGTTTTTTGGTCTATGAGTACTTGGAAAGAGGAAGCTTGAGAACAACTTTGAACGATGATCAAAGATCAATAGAATTTGGATGGGACAAGAGGATAAATGTGGTCCGAGGAGTTGCGGATGCATTGTCCTATATGCATCACGAATGTTGTCCTCCGTTGATTCATCGAGACTTGACCAGTAACAACATTCTATTGGATCGTGATTATGAGGCTATTGTTTCCGATTTTGGCACCGCAAGACTATTGAGACCGGATTCATCAAACTCGACAGCCATTGCTAGTACCATCGGGTATATTGCTCCAG AGCTGGCTTATTCTTCAGTTCCTACCGAAAAGTGCGATGTGTATAGCTTTGGAGTCATCGCATTGGAGATAATCATGGGAAAGCATCCGGGAGATCATGTCTCTCAAGAGTGTTCATCATCCGTCCAAACTAATTTGATGATGTTGAAGGATGTGCTGGATCAACGTCTCTCACCTTCTAGACTTGGCCTTCGAGATGCGCAAGACGTGGTCTTGATTGCCAAGCTAGCGTTCGAGTGCTTGCAAGCCAATCCGAGGCTTCGACCTACCATGGGACAAGTCTCACGTGAGCTTCGCTTTCAAGTACCCGTGGATATAACACTCTCCGCAGTCAGCTTAGAACAACTTCGCAatcccaatttaaaaaaatttggagcatTTCAGGTGATGGTAAGATTTGAAGTTTTCATGTGTTATTGTGTCTGA
- the LOC115728569 gene encoding MDIS1-interacting receptor like kinase 2-like isoform X2, with protein MLALTSIDVSYNDLEGPLPNVKAFNEAPFEAIQHNKRLCGNAAGLPKCNSTGSEKHNRRVGVSITFILILSFLGFLLLSCTLIILVIVNNHRRRIIKREDNERANDLDFKHILSYDGKVFYDRIVEATEGFDSKYYVGEGAYGIVYKAEISEGQTFAVKKTLSSQEDTEIVDLIPFEKEIQALTNIRHRNIVKFYGFCSHAQRCFLVYEYMERGSLRTTLQDDERAIEFRWDKRINLVRGVADALSYMHHECSPPLIHRDLTSNNILLDHDYEAHVSDFGTARLLRTDSSNWTAIACTIGYIAPELAYSSIATEKCDVYSFGVVALETIMGKHPGDHVSRECSSSAQTELMMLKDVLDQRLSPSGVGLQDAQGVVLIAKLAFECLQADPKLRPTMRQVSHELRVQVPLDMPISTVSLEQLHEPNVKKYKAFQEMS; from the exons ATGTTGGCCTTGACTTCAATTGATGTATCCTACAATGACCTAGAAGGTCCTCTCCCTAATGTCAAGGCTTTCAATGAGGCTCCATTTGAGGCAATACAACATAACAAAAGGCTATGTGGCAACGCTGCTGGTTTACCGAAATGTAATTCCACCGGGAGTGAAAAGCACAATCGACGCGTTGGAGTTAGTATCACCTTTATCCTCATTCTCTCGTTCTTGGggtttctccttctctcttgcaCCTTGATCATTCTAGTAATTGTTAATAATCATCGAAGAAGGATTATCAAGAGAGAGGACAATGAACGAGCAAATGACTTGGATTTCAAGCATATTTTGAGTTATGATGGCAAAGTTTTCTATGATCGAATCGTCGAGGCCACGGAAGGATTTGACTCCAAGTACTATGTGGGTGAAGGAGCATATGGAATTGTTTATAAAGCCGAGATATCAGAAGGTCAAACATTTGCTGTCAAGAAAACCTTGTCATCCCAGGAAGATACTGAGATCGTCGATTTGATACCATTCGAAAAGGAAATTCAAGCCTTGACAAATATACGCCATCGCAACATTGTGAAATTTTATGGCTTTTGCTCTCATGCCCAACGTTGTTTTTTGGTGTATGAGTACATGGAAAGAGGAAGCTTGAGAACAACATTGCAAGATGATGAAAGAGCAATAGAATTTCGATGGGACAAGAGGATAAATTTGGTCCGAGGAGTTGCGGATGCATTGTCCTATATGCATCACGAATGTTCTCCTCCGTTGATTCATCGAGACTTGACCAGTAACAACATTCTATTGGATCATGATTATGAGGCTCATGTTTCCGATTTTGGTACTGCAAGACTTTTGAGGACAGATTCATCAAATTGGACGGCTATTGCCTGTACCATCGGGTATATTGCTCCAG AGCTGGCTTATTCTTCGATTGCTACAGAAAAGTGCGACGTGTACAGCTTTGGAGTTGTTGCATTAGAGACTATCATGGGAAAGCATCCAGGAGATCATGTCTCTCGGGAATGTTCATCATCCGCCCAAACTGAGTTGATGATGTTGAAGGATGTGCTGGATCAACGTCTCTCACCTTCTGGAGTTGGCCTTCAAGATGCGCAGGGCGTGGTCTTAATCGCCAAGCTAGCGTTTGAGTGCTTGCAAGCCGATCCGAAGCTTAGACCGACCATGAGACAAGTCTCGCATGAGCTTCGCGTTCAAGTACCCCTGGATATGCCAATCTCTACAGTCAGCTTAGAGCAACTTCACGAACCTAATGTCAAAAAATACAAAGCATTTCAAGAGATG AGCTAG
- the LOC115728574 gene encoding MDIS1-interacting receptor like kinase 2-like: MASSFLLSTQSPFAVFLFFSLFMVGTTSIHGAGASASSIPVFAINATENKDEVEALLNWKSTLDNRSQALLSSWQGNNPCRFTGVACDYHGAIAHVNLSSLSLGGTLDCLDFSRLTGVVSFDLSNNLIHGSIPSSIGNLSKLNYLDLCPNKLFGNIPASIGMLGSLHSLYLCENQLSGPIPSAIGRLTSLIELDLSENTLTGSIPPSIGNLTSLSFFELFQNEFSGPIPSEIGSLNSLVVLNPAGNQFTGSIPRSIGNLTNLSTLFLEQNALSGSIPSEIGSLANLTQLSLADNKFFGSLPSEFNMLTRLTILHLFNNELEGELPEDVCLGGSLRYFTAGNNHFTGPIPTSLKNCSTLIRLRLQRNQLTGNIAEAFGIYPYLYFIDLSSNHLNGELSWKWEHCRNLTSLIISNNNISGEIPAIFGRMRQLQLLNLSSNNLRGEIPRELGSLSMLLELDLSNNSILGNVPTEIGLLSHMTHLNLASNNVSGLIPVQLGSCKSLLSLNLSRNKFQRSIPPEIGNTKVLEFLI; encoded by the coding sequence ATGGCTTCTTCCTTTCTGCTGTCCACCCAGTCTCCTTTTGcagtcttcctcttcttctcgctCTTCATGGTTGGCACCACTTCAATTCATGGTGCTGGCGCTTCTGCTTCCTCCATTCCTGTTTTCGCTATCAATGCGACTGAGAATAAGGATGAAGTGGAGGCTCTCCTGAATTGGAAATCCACTCTCGACAACCGTAGCCAAGCTCTCCTCTCTTCATGGCAAGGCAACAACCCTTGCCGCTTTACCGGTGTCGCTTGCGACTACCATGGAGCCATTGCCCACGTAAATCTTTCCAGTCTCAGTTTGGGAGGAACTCTAGACTGTTTGGACTTCTCGCGCTTAACCGGTGTGGTTAGCTTTGACCTTTCCAACAACTTGATCCATGGCTCCATTCCCTCCAGTATCGGTAACCTTTCCAAACTCAACTATCTTGATCTTTGTCCAAATAAACTGTTCGGGAACATTCCTGCAAGTATAGGCATGCTGGGGAGTCTTCATTCTTTGTACCTATGTGAAAATCAGCTTTCTGGACCCATACCTTCAGCTATCGGGAGGCTCACTTCTCTTATCGAACTTGACCTATCAGAAAACACACTCACTGGCTCAATTCCTCCTTCCATaggaaacttgacaagtttatctTTTTTTGAGCTCTTTCAAAATGAATTTTCGGGACCTATACCTTCAGAAATTGGGAGCCTCAATTCTCTTGTTGTATTAAATCCAGCAGGAAACCAATTCACTGGCTCAATTCCTCGTTCCATTGGTaacttgacaaatttatctaCTCTTTTTCTCGAACAAAATGCACTTTCAGGATCGATACCTTCAGAAATTGGAAGCCTAGCCAATCTAACTCAACTGAGCCTTGCCGACAATAAATTCTTTGGTTCCTTGCCTTCTGAATTCAATATGTTAACGCGGTTGACTATTTTGCATCTATTTAATAATGAACTAGAGGGGGAACTGCCAGAAGACGTATGCCTTGGGGGATCATTACGATATTTCACGGCTGGCAATAATCATTTCACGGGTCCCATCCCAACAAGCTTAAAGAATTGTAGCACATTAATCCGATTGAGGCTACAAAGAAACCAACTTACTGGAAACATAGCAGAAGCTTTCGGAATATATCCATATCTATATTTTATTGACTTGAGCAGCAATCATCTGAATGGCGAACTTtcgtggaaatgggagcattgTCGTAATTTGACGAGCTTAATCATATCAAACAACAACATTTCCGGTGAGATACCTGCAATATTTGGAAGGATGCGTCAATTACAGCTACTAAACCTTTCTTCAAATAATTTACGTGGAGAGATTCCAAGGGAATTGGGAAGCCTGTCGATGCTATTAGAACTCGATTTAAGCAACAACTCAATCTTGGGAAATGTCCCGACTGAGATTGGACTTTTATCCCATATGACACATCTGAACTTGGCATCAAACAATGTGAGCGGATTGATACCGGTGCAGCTAGGCTCATGCAAAAGCTTGTTGAGCTTGAACTTGAGCAGAAACAAATTTCAAAGAAGTATTCCTCCTGAGATAGGCAACACAAAAGTCCTCGAGTTCTTGATCTGA
- the LOC115728569 gene encoding MDIS1-interacting receptor like kinase 2-like isoform X1 gives MLALTSIDVSYNDLEGPLPNVKAFNEAPFEAIQHNKRLCGNAAGLPKCNSTGSEKHNRRVGVSITFILILSFLGFLLLSCTLIILVIVNNHRRRIIKREDNERANDLDFKHILSYDGKVFYDRIVEATEGFDSKYYVGEGAYGIVYKAEISEGQTFAVKKTLSSQEDTEIVDLIPFEKEIQALTNIRHRNIVKFYGFCSHAQRCFLVYEYMERGSLRTTLQDDERAIEFRWDKRINLVRGVADALSYMHHECSPPLIHRDLTSNNILLDHDYEAHVSDFGTARLLRTDSSNWTAIACTIGYIAPELAYSSIATEKCDVYSFGVVALETIMGKHPGDHVSRECSSSAQTELMMLKDVLDQRLSPSGVGLQDAQGVVLIAKLAFECLQADPKLRPTMRQVSHELRVQVPLDMPISTVSLEQLHEPNVKKYKAFQEMNLLLYERHKNSVIIIV, from the exons ATGTTGGCCTTGACTTCAATTGATGTATCCTACAATGACCTAGAAGGTCCTCTCCCTAATGTCAAGGCTTTCAATGAGGCTCCATTTGAGGCAATACAACATAACAAAAGGCTATGTGGCAACGCTGCTGGTTTACCGAAATGTAATTCCACCGGGAGTGAAAAGCACAATCGACGCGTTGGAGTTAGTATCACCTTTATCCTCATTCTCTCGTTCTTGGggtttctccttctctcttgcaCCTTGATCATTCTAGTAATTGTTAATAATCATCGAAGAAGGATTATCAAGAGAGAGGACAATGAACGAGCAAATGACTTGGATTTCAAGCATATTTTGAGTTATGATGGCAAAGTTTTCTATGATCGAATCGTCGAGGCCACGGAAGGATTTGACTCCAAGTACTATGTGGGTGAAGGAGCATATGGAATTGTTTATAAAGCCGAGATATCAGAAGGTCAAACATTTGCTGTCAAGAAAACCTTGTCATCCCAGGAAGATACTGAGATCGTCGATTTGATACCATTCGAAAAGGAAATTCAAGCCTTGACAAATATACGCCATCGCAACATTGTGAAATTTTATGGCTTTTGCTCTCATGCCCAACGTTGTTTTTTGGTGTATGAGTACATGGAAAGAGGAAGCTTGAGAACAACATTGCAAGATGATGAAAGAGCAATAGAATTTCGATGGGACAAGAGGATAAATTTGGTCCGAGGAGTTGCGGATGCATTGTCCTATATGCATCACGAATGTTCTCCTCCGTTGATTCATCGAGACTTGACCAGTAACAACATTCTATTGGATCATGATTATGAGGCTCATGTTTCCGATTTTGGTACTGCAAGACTTTTGAGGACAGATTCATCAAATTGGACGGCTATTGCCTGTACCATCGGGTATATTGCTCCAG AGCTGGCTTATTCTTCGATTGCTACAGAAAAGTGCGACGTGTACAGCTTTGGAGTTGTTGCATTAGAGACTATCATGGGAAAGCATCCAGGAGATCATGTCTCTCGGGAATGTTCATCATCCGCCCAAACTGAGTTGATGATGTTGAAGGATGTGCTGGATCAACGTCTCTCACCTTCTGGAGTTGGCCTTCAAGATGCGCAGGGCGTGGTCTTAATCGCCAAGCTAGCGTTTGAGTGCTTGCAAGCCGATCCGAAGCTTAGACCGACCATGAGACAAGTCTCGCATGAGCTTCGCGTTCAAGTACCCCTGGATATGCCAATCTCTACAGTCAGCTTAGAGCAACTTCACGAACCTAATGTCAAAAAATACAAAGCATTTCAAGAGATG